TGCTTCGCGCCCTGAAGGACATCGGCTACAAAGGATACTTGACCGCGGAAATCGGCTTCCATACGCGTCAAGCCGATCCGGATTGGTACGCCAAAGAAAATATCGCCTATTTGAAATCCAAGCTGGCCGAGCTGGATTGGAACAAAAGCTAATCTCCTAAACGCAAAAAGCAGGTTGATCCCCCTCAACCTGCTTTTTGCGTCTCGCGATATTTCGGAAAAGAACCTCCAACCCCACTTTAACAGCGGTTTTGGAGGTCCATTTGTTTCCGGCTTTTAGCTTTCGTCTTATTTCTTCATCATTTGCCGCAGGACGGTTTGCAGGATGCCGCCGTTGCGGTAGTAGTCGACGTCAACCAGGCTGTCGAGGCGAACCGTTACCGGGAACTCGAAGGTCGAGCCGTCGGTGCGGGTCGCTTTGACGGTGATCGTCTGACCCGGCTGCACATCGTTGGACAAGCCGACGATGTCGAACGTTTCCGTGCCGTCGAGGTTCAGCGTGTTGCGGTTCGTGCCTTCCTTGAACTGCAGCGGCAGAACGCCCATGCCGACCAGGTTGGAGCGGTGGATCCGCTCGAAGCTTTCGGCGATGACGGCTTTGACGCCCAGCAGGAACGTGCCTTTAGCCGCCCAGTCGCGGGACGAGCCGGTGCCGTACTCCTTGCCGGCGATAACGACCAGCGGCGTGCCGTCCTGCTGGTATTTCATCGAGGCTTCGTAGATGGAGGTTACCTCGCCGGTCGGCAGATACTTCGTCACGCCGCCTTCCGTACCCGGAGCCACCTGGTTGCGGATGCGGATGTTCGCGAACGTGCCGCGCATCATGACCTCGTGGTGTCCGCGGCGGGAACCGTACGAGTTGAAATCTTCTTTTTTCACGCCGTTTGCCAGCAGGTATTGGCCGGCCGGGCTGTCGACTTTAATGTTGCCCGCAGGCGAGATGTGGTCCGTCGTGACGGAATCGCCCAGCAGCGCCAGCGTGCGCGCGCCTTTGATGTCCGTGATGTCGCCCGGCTCGGAGCCGAGGTTTTGGAAGAACGGCGGGTTGGCGATATACGTCGATTTCGGATCCCACTCGTACAGCTCGCCTTCCGGAACGTCGATTTTGTTCCAACGTTCGTTTTGCGTAAAGACGTTTTCGTATTTGGCGCGGAACATGTCCGGCGTCATCGCCTGCGCGACAGCGGCTTTGATCTCGTCGTTCGTCGGCCAGATGTCTTTCAGGTAAACCGGACGTCCGTCGCGGCCGTAGCCGATCGGCTCTTTCGCCAGGTCGATGTTGACCGTGCCGGCCAGTGCGTAAGCGACGACCAGCGGCGGCGATGCCAGGTAGTTCGCTTTGACTTGAGCATGCACGCGGCCTTCGAAGTTCCGGTTGCCGGACAGGACGGCGGCGACGGTCAAGTCGTTGTCGGCGATCGCCTGCGAGACTTCATCCGGCAGCGGGCCGGAGTTGCCGATACACGTTGCGCAGCCGTAACCCGCGACGTGGAAGCCGATTTGCTCCAGCGAATCCAGCAGGCCGGCTTTTTTCAGGTAATCGGTAACGACCAGCGATCCCGGCGTCAGCGAGCTTTTCACGTAAGCCGGTTTTTTCAGGCCGAGCTTCACCGCTTTTTGCGCGACGAGGCCCGCGCCGATCATAACGCTCGGGTTGGACGTGTTCGTGCAGCTTGTGATGGCCGCAATCACGACCGCGCCCGTTTTCAGCTTGCTCGTCTCGCCGTTCGGATGCTTGACTTCGACCTCTTGCGCGATTTTCTCTTCGCTCAGCCCGAAGCCGCCTTTGTCGATCGGCGTGCGGATGGCTGTGTTGAAGGACTCCTTCATCGCGGTCAGCTCGACGCGGTCTTGCGGACGCTTCGGACCGGCCAGGGACGGCACGATCGTCGACAGATCCAGCTCGATGACGTCGGTGAAGACCGGGTCCGGCGTGGAGTCGGTGCGGAACAGGCCTTGCGCTTTGTAGTAAGCTTCGACCAGCGCGATTTGCTCTTCGCTGCGGCCCGTCAGGCGCAGGTAGTTGAGCGTCTCGGCGTCAACCGGGAAGAAGCCGATCGTCGCGCCGTATTCCGGAGCCATGTTGGCGACGGTCGCGCGGTCCGCCAGGCTGATGTTGCTGAGGCCCGGTCCGAAGAACTCGACGAATTTGCCGACGACGCCTTTTTTACGCAGGATTTGCGTAACGGTCAGCGCGAGGTCGGTTGCGGTTGCGCCCTCCGCGAGCGAACC
The nucleotide sequence above comes from Paenibacillus thermoaerophilus. Encoded proteins:
- the acnA gene encoding aconitate hydratase AcnA, translating into MANQDRFQVKKTLEVNGKSYGYYSLPDLEQTFSGISRLPFSIKVLLEAAIRQFDGRGITEDHVKQIASWAEGRDENKEIPFIPARIVLQDFTGVPVVVDLAAMRDTVKKAGGDPKRINPLVPVDLVIDHSVMVDAFGTPDALNTNIELEFKRNEERYRFLRWAQTAFDNFRAVPPSTGIVHQVNLEYLASVAATREVNGETLVFPDSLVGTDSHTTMINGLGVVGWGVGGIEAEAGMLGQPLYFVTPDVIGFKLTGSLAEGATATDLALTVTQILRKKGVVGKFVEFFGPGLSNISLADRATVANMAPEYGATIGFFPVDAETLNYLRLTGRSEEQIALVEAYYKAQGLFRTDSTPDPVFTDVIELDLSTIVPSLAGPKRPQDRVELTAMKESFNTAIRTPIDKGGFGLSEEKIAQEVEVKHPNGETSKLKTGAVVIAAITSCTNTSNPSVMIGAGLVAQKAVKLGLKKPAYVKSSLTPGSLVVTDYLKKAGLLDSLEQIGFHVAGYGCATCIGNSGPLPDEVSQAIADNDLTVAAVLSGNRNFEGRVHAQVKANYLASPPLVVAYALAGTVNIDLAKEPIGYGRDGRPVYLKDIWPTNDEIKAAVAQAMTPDMFRAKYENVFTQNERWNKIDVPEGELYEWDPKSTYIANPPFFQNLGSEPGDITDIKGARTLALLGDSVTTDHISPAGNIKVDSPAGQYLLANGVKKEDFNSYGSRRGHHEVMMRGTFANIRIRNQVAPGTEGGVTKYLPTGEVTSIYEASMKYQQDGTPLVVIAGKEYGTGSSRDWAAKGTFLLGVKAVIAESFERIHRSNLVGMGVLPLQFKEGTNRNTLNLDGTETFDIVGLSNDVQPGQTITVKATRTDGSTFEFPVTVRLDSLVDVDYYRNGGILQTVLRQMMKK